The Terriglobia bacterium genome includes a region encoding these proteins:
- a CDS encoding trehalose-6-phosphate synthase, whose translation MVARLIGCLVLCVLLVSVFSSYYQAERERFVLRRELNQRSEALADSLQPRVEALLRRGDTAELQGVAQRFGNKEHLAGIAVYGAGETPIAISKTLTRWVSTRPETLVQAMRDDKAMDAFLRVQGEPLHFRAIPLHGEDGVTGGLLVVHDAGFIVAARRQAWRDMGTRVLAQVVLIILTTVLMFQHSIMRPIARTAAWMRDLRNGRSPGASGLAGSDDLLKPLANEAHSFARMLSEARASAEQEARLREAAQSSWTAERLTVALRTKLNGSRLFVVSNREPYMHTRKGNTVQTVVPASGLVTALEPILRACDGTWIAYGSGDADREVVDARQCVRVPPEDPRYTLRRVWLTKQQEESYYYGFCNEGLWPLCHIAHTRPTFRAGDWKEYQQVNETFADALCDEMQSVEQPIVLVQDFHFALLPRMIKERRPDARVGLFWHIPWPNPEAFGICPWQAELLDGLLGADLIGFHIQAHCDNFLETVDRVLESRIEWDHGNVNRGKHVTMVRPFPISIVFPAAPQVFQNAHEHQAELLRELGVEALYMGLGVDRVDYTKGIVERLLGVERFLEKYEQHQGRFTLVQIGAPSRTNIPRYRELMAEVEATAERINQRFRSGKWQPIVFRNHHHSHAEVDRYYRAADVCLVTSLHDGMNLVAKEYIASRYDGDGVLILSPFTGAARELPDALIVNPYDTERLADTLFEVLEMKEAERRARMQRMRQTVEQNNVYRWAGNLIGDLCEVRVQAAAAGRKEAATALSQGAA comes from the coding sequence ATGGTAGCGCGGCTGATTGGCTGCCTGGTTTTATGTGTGTTGTTGGTGTCGGTGTTTTCGTCGTACTACCAGGCAGAGCGGGAACGGTTCGTTCTCCGCCGGGAATTGAACCAGCGCTCGGAAGCGCTGGCGGACAGCCTGCAGCCGCGGGTGGAAGCGTTACTGCGTCGCGGCGACACAGCCGAGCTGCAGGGGGTGGCGCAACGCTTCGGCAACAAGGAACACCTTGCCGGAATCGCGGTATATGGAGCAGGCGAGACCCCGATCGCGATTTCAAAGACGCTGACCAGATGGGTCTCGACGCGCCCGGAGACGCTGGTGCAGGCGATGCGGGACGACAAGGCCATGGACGCGTTTCTGCGCGTGCAGGGAGAGCCGTTGCACTTCCGAGCCATTCCGCTGCACGGCGAGGACGGAGTCACGGGCGGGCTGCTGGTGGTGCACGACGCCGGATTCATCGTCGCGGCGCGGCGGCAGGCGTGGCGGGACATGGGCACGCGAGTGCTGGCCCAGGTCGTGCTCATCATCCTGACCACGGTGTTGATGTTCCAACACAGCATCATGCGGCCGATTGCGCGCACGGCGGCGTGGATGCGCGATCTGCGCAATGGCCGCAGTCCGGGCGCATCGGGCCTGGCCGGATCGGATGATCTGCTCAAGCCACTCGCCAACGAGGCGCACAGCTTCGCCCGCATGTTGTCGGAGGCGCGCGCGTCGGCGGAGCAGGAAGCGCGGCTGCGGGAGGCGGCGCAATCGTCGTGGACGGCGGAGCGGCTGACGGTGGCGCTGCGGACGAAATTGAACGGAAGCCGGCTGTTCGTGGTGTCCAACCGCGAACCTTACATGCACACGCGGAAAGGAAACACGGTGCAGACGGTGGTGCCGGCCAGCGGACTGGTGACGGCGCTGGAGCCGATCCTGCGGGCGTGCGACGGTACCTGGATCGCGTACGGCAGCGGCGACGCCGACCGGGAAGTCGTGGACGCGCGGCAGTGCGTGCGCGTCCCGCCGGAGGATCCGCGCTACACGCTGCGGCGCGTGTGGCTGACCAAGCAGCAGGAAGAAAGCTATTACTACGGATTTTGCAACGAGGGATTGTGGCCCCTGTGCCACATCGCGCATACGCGGCCGACGTTTCGGGCGGGCGACTGGAAGGAATACCAGCAGGTGAACGAAACCTTCGCCGACGCGCTGTGCGACGAAATGCAGAGCGTGGAGCAGCCGATCGTGCTGGTGCAGGATTTTCACTTCGCGCTGTTGCCCCGCATGATCAAGGAGCGGCGGCCCGACGCCAGGGTGGGCTTGTTCTGGCACATCCCGTGGCCGAACCCGGAGGCGTTCGGGATATGTCCGTGGCAGGCGGAACTGCTCGACGGGCTGCTGGGCGCGGACCTGATCGGCTTCCACATCCAGGCGCATTGCGACAACTTCCTGGAGACGGTGGACCGGGTTCTGGAGTCGCGCATCGAGTGGGACCACGGAAATGTGAACCGCGGCAAGCACGTGACCATGGTGCGGCCGTTTCCGATCAGCATCGTGTTTCCCGCGGCGCCGCAGGTTTTCCAGAACGCCCACGAGCACCAGGCCGAGTTGCTGCGCGAGCTGGGAGTGGAAGCGCTCTACATGGGCCTGGGCGTGGACCGGGTGGATTACACCAAGGGCATCGTGGAGCGGTTGCTGGGAGTGGAGCGGTTCCTGGAGAAATACGAGCAGCACCAGGGAAGATTCACCCTGGTGCAGATTGGCGCGCCCAGCCGCACCAATATTCCGCGCTATCGCGAGTTGATGGCCGAAGTGGAAGCGACGGCGGAGCGGATCAACCAAAGGTTCCGCTCGGGCAAGTGGCAGCCCATTGTGTTCCGCAACCATCACCACAGCCACGCCGAGGTGGACCGCTACTACCGGGCGGCGGACGTGTGCCTGGTGACCTCGCTGCATGACGGCATGAACCTGGTCGCGAAAGAATATATCGCGTCACGATATGATGGGGACGGGGTCCTGATCCTGAGCCCGTTTACCGGGGCGGCGCGCGAGCTGCCCGATGCGCTGATCGTCAATCCGTACGACACCGAGCGGCTGGCCGACACCCTCTTCGAGGTGCTGGAGATGAAGGAGGCGGAACGGCGGGCGCGCATGCAACGGATGCGGCAGACGGTGGAGCAGAACAACGTCTATCGCTGGGCGGGCAACCTGATCGGCGATTTGTGCGAGGTGCGGGTGCAGGCGGCGGCAGCCGGCCGCAAGGAGGCTGCCACGGCGCTATCCCAGGGTGCGGCGTAG
- a CDS encoding HAD-IIB family hydrolase — protein sequence MRFLAFATDYDGTLATQGSVEKRVLPALHRLRASGRKLLLVTGRQLPDLQKAFPEYRIFDRVIAENGALLFRPESGEEVPLCDPPDARLIAALRARGVPFSAGRAIIAMHEDHHTAVASVIHDLDLALELHIALNKGSLMALPARVDKTTGLKAALSELHLDAASVVGIGDAENDAAFLAACGCAAAVANALPQIKRNADLVTNSAHGAGVVELIEELLDNDLARCALRRTLG from the coding sequence ATGCGCTTTCTTGCCTTCGCCACCGACTACGACGGGACGCTCGCCACTCAAGGCAGCGTCGAAAAGCGCGTGCTTCCGGCGCTCCATCGTCTGCGCGCTTCCGGCCGCAAGCTCCTGCTCGTTACCGGCCGCCAGCTGCCCGATCTGCAAAAAGCTTTTCCCGAGTATCGGATTTTCGACCGCGTGATTGCGGAAAACGGCGCGCTGCTCTTCCGGCCCGAATCCGGGGAGGAGGTCCCGCTTTGCGATCCGCCCGATGCGAGACTCATCGCCGCCCTGCGCGCCCGCGGCGTTCCCTTCTCTGCCGGCCGCGCCATCATCGCCATGCATGAGGACCACCACACCGCCGTCGCTTCCGTCATCCACGACTTGGACCTCGCCCTCGAGCTTCACATCGCCCTGAACAAGGGCTCGCTGATGGCGCTCCCGGCGCGTGTGGACAAAACCACCGGCCTCAAGGCCGCGTTGTCCGAGCTTCATCTCGACGCCGCCAGCGTGGTCGGCATCGGCGACGCCGAAAACGACGCCGCTTTTCTCGCTGCCTGCGGATGTGCGGCCGCGGTCGCCAATGCCCTGCCGCAAATCAAGCGCAACGCCGACCTGGTGACCAACTCCGCTCATGGAGCCGGGGTGGTTGAGCTCATCGAGGAACTTCTCGACAACGACCTCGCCCGCTGCGCGCTACGCCGCACCCTGGGATAG
- a CDS encoding OsmC family protein: protein MVTARATWTDGERFIGVAGSGHAMVVDAAKDKTAPSPMELVLIGLCGCTASDVAGILRKKREPFTSLEVSAEAERAPEPPAVYTAIKLRYRVGGKVSRKAVEDAVRLSKEKYCSVSRMLAKTAKITAEIELV, encoded by the coding sequence ATGGTAACAGCCCGCGCGACGTGGACGGATGGCGAGCGGTTTATCGGCGTGGCCGGCAGCGGGCACGCGATGGTGGTGGACGCGGCCAAGGACAAGACCGCGCCGAGCCCGATGGAGCTGGTGCTGATCGGGTTGTGCGGCTGCACGGCGTCGGACGTGGCCGGCATTCTGCGCAAGAAACGCGAGCCGTTTACCAGCCTGGAAGTGAGCGCGGAGGCGGAGCGCGCGCCGGAGCCGCCGGCGGTGTACACGGCCATCAAGCTGAGGTATCGCGTGGGCGGGAAGGTGTCGCGCAAGGCGGTGGAGGACGCGGTGCGATTGTCGAAGGAGAAATACTGCTCGGTGTCGCGGATGCTGGCGAAGACGGCCAAGATCACGGCGGAGATCGAGCTGGTGTGA
- a CDS encoding glutaredoxin family protein, producing the protein MEFEDRDVSADEQAVNDLVYKYQSRSTPTLVIGEEVMIGFDPDRLDELMGE; encoded by the coding sequence ATCGAGTTTGAAGATCGCGACGTGTCAGCGGACGAGCAGGCCGTGAACGATTTGGTCTACAAGTACCAGAGCCGCTCGACGCCGACGCTGGTGATCGGCGAAGAGGTGATGATCGGCTTCGACCCGGACAGGCTGGATGAGCTGATGGGTGAGTAG